A window from Rhodocyclaceae bacterium encodes these proteins:
- a CDS encoding cupin domain-containing protein has protein sequence MTLDVQHVYDFDQLGAVPANPTSLEVTARRLLSGPDITSGKSSTVGAVLRGEHIICTLGRQARGTGAKAHSHPNEQFNFILQGMMMNDIEGDRVFAGPGSILHTPGMVVHTGLACPDEDLVFLAVKDTRHGIVGPPVDGRYDGPNCFAGFGSRTGEPAATTAQALAEWRTMPPGPGRRYVYGMVDADGLRDGPASASLSLAGEQALAPGVHGRLLTGERIHVGVLRLAPGAALPAHAHDNEQFTFVVEGSLQADLDGARVDVPKYNMLHLPAGRRHALHAPDGALVVLAQDARARYAA, from the coding sequence ATGACCCTCGACGTACAGCACGTCTACGACTTCGACCAGCTCGGCGCCGTACCCGCCAACCCGACCAGCCTGGAAGTGACGGCGCGCCGCCTGCTGTCGGGGCCGGACATCACCAGCGGCAAATCGTCGACCGTCGGGGCGGTGCTCCGCGGCGAGCACATCATCTGCACGCTCGGGCGCCAGGCGCGCGGCACCGGTGCCAAGGCGCACTCGCATCCGAACGAACAGTTCAACTTCATCCTGCAGGGGATGATGATGAACGACATCGAGGGCGACCGCGTGTTTGCCGGGCCCGGCAGCATCCTGCACACGCCGGGGATGGTGGTCCATACCGGCCTCGCCTGCCCCGACGAAGACCTCGTGTTCCTCGCAGTCAAGGATACCCGCCACGGCATCGTCGGCCCGCCGGTCGACGGTCGCTACGACGGGCCGAACTGCTTCGCCGGATTCGGCAGCCGGACCGGCGAACCGGCAGCGACCACCGCACAGGCCCTGGCCGAGTGGCGCACGATGCCGCCCGGCCCGGGCCGGCGTTACGTGTACGGCATGGTCGACGCCGACGGCCTGCGCGACGGTCCTGCCAGCGCATCGCTGTCGCTGGCCGGCGAACAGGCACTGGCACCGGGCGTGCATGGCCGACTGCTCACCGGCGAGCGCATCCATGTCGGCGTGCTGCGGCTCGCGCCGGGCGCGGCCCTGCCGGCGCATGCGCACGACAACGAACAGTTCACCTTCGTGGTGGAAGGCAGCCTGCAGGCCGATCTCGACGGTGCCCGGGTCGACGTGCCGAAGTACAACATGCTGCACCTGCCTGCCGGCCGGCGGCATGCGCTGCATGCGCCCGACGGCGCGCTGGTCGTCCTGGCGCAGGATGCACGCGCGCGATACGCTGCCTAG
- a CDS encoding tripartite tricarboxylate transporter substrate binding protein, with amino-acid sequence MQRATRRGIAAARRALAVAGAAATGTIALMAATATGTTAWAQAWPTKPIRLVVPFAPGGGTDLTARLVGARLTQRLGQPVVIDNRPAASGVVGADLVAKAVPDGHTILTASVTFVISSALQKGLPYDGFRDFAPVTLLIAAPLGVLVHPSVPAKTMPELIAHAKGQPGRINYGSSGPGSIAHLSTEVMAAMAGIRLTHVPYKGVAAYTSAVLSNEIQMGLANLFSTESFWRPGRLRLVAHTGARRLETLPDVPTVAESAVPGYDATIWYGFMAPAKTAPAIVQQLYREIRAIAETPDVRQTLVAQGNEVVANTPQEFAKFIRAEATRWGDAGRRLGVAIE; translated from the coding sequence ATGCAACGAGCAACACGCAGGGGGATCGCGGCAGCGAGGCGGGCGCTGGCCGTTGCCGGCGCAGCCGCGACGGGCACGATCGCACTGATGGCGGCCACGGCTACGGGCACCACGGCATGGGCGCAGGCCTGGCCGACCAAGCCGATACGCCTGGTCGTCCCGTTCGCGCCGGGCGGGGGCACCGACCTCACCGCGCGCCTGGTCGGCGCACGCCTCACGCAGCGCCTCGGCCAGCCGGTGGTCATCGACAACCGCCCGGCCGCCTCGGGCGTGGTCGGCGCCGACCTGGTAGCCAAGGCGGTCCCCGACGGCCATACGATCCTGACCGCCTCGGTCACCTTCGTGATCAGTTCGGCCCTGCAGAAGGGGCTGCCCTACGATGGCTTCCGCGACTTCGCGCCGGTCACGCTGCTGATCGCGGCGCCGCTCGGCGTTCTGGTGCATCCGTCGGTACCGGCGAAGACGATGCCGGAACTCATCGCGCATGCGAAGGGCCAGCCGGGCCGAATCAACTACGGGTCGTCGGGGCCGGGCAGCATCGCCCACCTGTCGACCGAGGTGATGGCGGCAATGGCAGGCATCAGGCTGACCCACGTGCCGTACAAAGGGGTCGCCGCCTACACCTCCGCGGTGCTCTCCAACGAGATCCAGATGGGCCTTGCCAACCTGTTCTCGACCGAGAGCTTCTGGAGGCCGGGACGGCTTCGGCTGGTCGCGCATACCGGCGCCCGGCGGCTCGAAACGCTGCCCGACGTACCCACCGTGGCCGAGTCGGCAGTGCCCGGCTACGATGCCACCATCTGGTACGGCTTCATGGCACCGGCGAAGACAGCGCCCGCGATCGTGCAGCAGCTCTACCGCGAGATCCGCGCGATCGCAGAGACGCCCGACGTGCGCCAGACGCTGGTCGCGCAGGGCAACGAGGTGGTCGCGAACACGCCACAGGAGTTCGCGAAGTTCATCCGCGCCGAGGCAACCCGGTGGGGCGATGCCGGACGGCGCCTCGGCGTGGCCATCGAATGA
- a CDS encoding amidohydrolase: MTTSIDIHAHWYPEAWVRLLEAEGPSNGVEIGHNPRGNVTFAVPKYKATFQQTYIDLPSRLREMDAARVDIHALSLTQPMVYWASPEFGDRLARAYNDGLAEAHLLHPERLVGLATLPMQAPELAVAEARRAATLPGIRGVYLCTHVMDLNLDEPAFDPVYACCEELGLPIFLHPVNPVGADRMRKYHLRNLIGNPTDTAIAAASLIFGGVLDRFPKLDFVLPHAGGTLPALAGRWDHGYTVRKELAHLPRPPSSYLRRFYYDTIAHDDQTLVNLIRQVGADRVLMGSDCPADMSYTRPVDVVERLSQIDPADRAAILGLSARRLLKLD; this comes from the coding sequence ATGACGACCAGCATCGACATCCATGCGCACTGGTATCCCGAAGCATGGGTCAGGCTGCTCGAAGCCGAAGGACCCTCGAACGGCGTGGAGATCGGGCACAACCCGCGCGGCAACGTCACCTTCGCGGTGCCGAAATACAAGGCGACCTTCCAGCAGACCTACATCGACCTGCCGTCCCGGCTGCGCGAGATGGATGCTGCCCGGGTCGACATCCATGCGCTGTCGCTGACCCAGCCGATGGTCTACTGGGCCTCGCCCGAGTTCGGCGACCGGCTCGCACGCGCGTACAACGACGGCCTGGCCGAGGCACACCTGCTGCATCCGGAGCGGCTGGTCGGGCTGGCGACCCTGCCGATGCAGGCGCCCGAGCTGGCGGTGGCCGAAGCACGCCGCGCGGCGACGCTGCCCGGCATCCGCGGCGTGTACCTGTGCACCCATGTGATGGACCTCAACCTGGACGAACCGGCCTTCGACCCGGTGTATGCCTGCTGCGAGGAACTCGGACTGCCCATCTTCCTGCATCCGGTGAACCCGGTCGGTGCCGACCGGATGCGCAAGTACCACCTGCGCAACCTGATCGGCAATCCGACCGATACGGCCATCGCCGCCGCATCGCTGATCTTCGGCGGGGTGCTCGACCGCTTCCCGAAGCTCGACTTCGTGCTGCCCCATGCCGGCGGTACGCTGCCGGCGCTTGCCGGCCGCTGGGACCACGGCTACACGGTGCGCAAGGAACTCGCGCACCTGCCCCGGCCGCCGTCGTCCTACCTGCGTCGCTTCTACTACGACACGATCGCGCACGACGACCAGACGCTGGTCAACCTGATCCGGCAGGTGGGTGCCGACCGGGTGCTGATGGGCAGCGACTGCCCGGCCGACATGAGCTACACGCGGCCGGTCGACGTCGTCGAGCGGCTGTCGCAGATCGACCCGGCGGACCGCGCGGCGATCCTCGGACTGTCTGCCCGTCGTCTCCTGAAACTGGACTGA
- a CDS encoding asparaginase, which translates to MKKPLICVVGTGGTIASKYDAQLGGHVSAASAADLVSAIPELGEVAEVRIVEHSNINSALMDSATAFGLRDTLRRVLADREVAGVVVTHGTATLEETAYLMDLTVGSERPIVVTGAQRNADEKDADGPRNLLCAVRIAASPSARDRGVMVALGSEIHSAVDATKVNPELLTCFGGRDGGPIGSVSSQGVTFFSTPGRRQHLEVDHICPDVHVIRMVQGSGNLLFRACVDAKVDGIVVEATGGGNVNLPFYEGVCMAIDAGIPVIAGSRLPSGAPHPGKGYPGSWQSLVRKGAISSGYLSGIKARILLMVALGHTKDPDRLREIFRIAGGC; encoded by the coding sequence ATGAAGAAACCACTGATCTGTGTCGTCGGTACCGGCGGCACCATTGCGTCGAAGTACGATGCGCAACTCGGCGGACATGTGTCGGCGGCATCGGCCGCAGACCTCGTATCCGCCATCCCGGAACTCGGCGAGGTAGCCGAGGTGCGCATCGTCGAGCACTCGAACATCAACAGCGCACTGATGGACAGCGCCACTGCTTTCGGGCTGCGCGATACGCTGCGCCGCGTGCTGGCGGACCGGGAAGTCGCGGGCGTGGTGGTCACCCATGGCACGGCGACGCTGGAAGAGACCGCCTACCTGATGGACCTCACGGTGGGCAGCGAGCGTCCGATCGTGGTGACCGGTGCGCAGCGCAATGCCGACGAGAAGGACGCCGACGGACCGCGCAACCTGCTCTGCGCGGTGCGCATCGCGGCCAGCCCGTCCGCGCGCGATCGTGGCGTGATGGTCGCGCTGGGCAGCGAGATCCATTCGGCGGTGGACGCGACCAAGGTGAACCCGGAACTGCTGACCTGTTTCGGCGGCCGTGACGGCGGGCCGATCGGCTCGGTCAGCAGCCAGGGCGTGACGTTCTTCTCCACGCCCGGGCGCCGCCAGCATCTCGAGGTCGACCATATCTGCCCCGACGTGCACGTGATCCGGATGGTGCAGGGATCCGGCAACCTGCTGTTTCGCGCCTGTGTCGATGCGAAGGTCGACGGCATCGTGGTCGAGGCCACCGGCGGCGGTAACGTGAACCTGCCTTTCTACGAAGGGGTATGCATGGCGATCGACGCCGGCATCCCGGTGATTGCCGGCTCGCGCCTGCCGTCCGGCGCGCCCCATCCCGGCAAGGGATACCCGGGCTCCTGGCAGAGCCTGGTGCGCAAGGGGGCGATCTCGTCGGGTTACCTGAGCGGCATCAAGGCGCGCATCCTGTTGATGGTCGCGCTCGGCCACACGAAAGACCCCGACCGGTTGCGCGAGATCTTCCGCATCGCCGGAGGCTGCTGA
- the cofC gene encoding 2-phospho-L-lactate guanylyltransferase, translating to MDTQQAWTIVPVRGLATGKTRLAPVLDADGRRQLCTHMLLNTLAAVEGTFGGLGRCIVVSADPAARATAAARGAHAVGDPPGNAAGRTLDAALDAAREVARAAGARQLLLISADMPDIDARALQALLQATPDGSTVLLADKSGSGTNGMLLPATLPLQFAFGPGSLDRHARALAVLGVDVARCGDRRLAFDIDTPADLDAWQRAGGRVPRGPARADS from the coding sequence TTGGACACGCAGCAGGCGTGGACGATCGTGCCGGTCCGGGGGCTGGCCACGGGCAAGACCCGGCTGGCGCCGGTGCTCGACGCCGATGGCCGCAGGCAGTTGTGCACGCACATGCTGCTCAACACGCTCGCTGCGGTCGAAGGCACGTTCGGCGGCCTCGGCCGTTGCATCGTGGTCAGTGCCGACCCGGCCGCGCGCGCGACGGCGGCTGCGCGTGGCGCGCACGCGGTCGGCGATCCGCCGGGTAACGCAGCGGGCAGGACCCTCGATGCAGCGCTCGACGCGGCGCGCGAAGTGGCCCGTGCAGCCGGGGCGCGGCAACTGCTGCTGATTTCTGCAGACATGCCGGACATCGATGCGCGCGCGCTGCAGGCGCTGCTGCAGGCAACACCGGACGGGTCGACCGTGCTGCTCGCGGACAAGTCAGGCAGTGGCACCAACGGCATGCTGCTCCCGGCCACCCTGCCGCTGCAATTCGCCTTCGGCCCCGGCAGCCTGGACCGTCACGCGCGCGCGCTGGCGGTGCTCGGTGTCGATGTGGCCCGCTGCGGCGATCGACGGCTCGCATTCGACATAGATACCCCCGCCGACCTCGATGCCTGGCAGCGGGCCGGTGGCCGGGTGCCGCGCGGCCCAGCCCGCGCGGACAGCTAG
- a CDS encoding 2-phospho-L-lactate transferase — protein MILALAGGVGGARLAQGLVQVLGADELAIVVNVGDDFEHLGFHVSPDLDTVMYTLGGLHNPETGWGRAGETWAFLDALGTIGGETWFRLGDRDLAVHVERTRRLRSGDRLSGITADLCRAFGIRHLVIPATDDRLRTFVDTDEGELAFQDYFVRQRCEPVVRGFRFDGAATARLAAPLAALGCSATRIEGIVLCPSNPWLSIAPMLALPALAALLDAPDIPVVAISPIVDGAAVKGPAGKIMRELGHAVDVSGVVAHYGARVDGWVIDERDRSHAGAIAATGHGVCVTDTMMTSPARSAALALEAIALLRSLGRR, from the coding sequence ATGATCCTCGCGCTCGCAGGCGGTGTCGGCGGCGCCCGGCTGGCGCAGGGCCTGGTGCAGGTACTCGGTGCCGATGAGCTCGCGATCGTGGTCAACGTCGGCGACGACTTCGAGCACCTCGGGTTCCACGTTTCGCCAGACCTCGACACGGTGATGTACACGCTGGGTGGGCTGCACAACCCAGAGACTGGCTGGGGCCGCGCCGGCGAGACGTGGGCCTTCCTCGATGCGCTGGGCACGATCGGCGGAGAGACCTGGTTCAGGCTCGGCGACCGCGACCTCGCGGTGCATGTCGAGCGTACCCGCCGGCTGCGATCGGGCGACCGGCTGTCGGGCATCACCGCCGACCTCTGCCGTGCCTTCGGCATCCGGCACTTGGTGATCCCGGCCACCGACGACCGACTGCGTACCTTCGTCGATACCGACGAAGGCGAACTGGCTTTCCAGGACTATTTCGTGCGCCAGCGCTGCGAACCCGTGGTGCGCGGCTTCCGCTTCGATGGCGCGGCGACCGCTCGCCTCGCAGCGCCGCTGGCGGCGCTGGGCTGCAGCGCCACGCGCATCGAGGGCATCGTGCTCTGCCCGTCCAACCCCTGGCTGAGCATCGCGCCCATGCTGGCGCTGCCCGCCCTCGCGGCGCTGCTCGACGCACCGGACATCCCCGTCGTCGCGATATCGCCCATAGTGGACGGCGCCGCGGTCAAGGGGCCGGCGGGAAAGATCATGCGCGAACTGGGCCACGCGGTCGACGTATCCGGCGTGGTCGCGCATTACGGTGCGCGCGTGGACGGCTGGGTGATCGACGAGCGCGACCGCAGCCACGCCGGGGCGATCGCGGCGACAGGGCATGGCGTGTGCGTCACCGACACGATGATGACCTCGCCGGCCCGCTCGGCCGCGCTCGCGCTGGAGGCGATCGCCCTGCTGCGTTCGCTGGGCCGACGCTGA
- the cofE gene encoding coenzyme F420-0:L-glutamate ligase, whose product MPSLTLTALEGMPEVAAGDDLARLVRDALARSGIRPADGDVLVVAQKVVSKSEGRRVALSTVEPSARARELAAVTRKDPRLIELVLRESVDVLRAKRDVIVVEHRRGWIMANAGIDMSNVDTEGEHVLLLPEDPDASCRALRAALADVADFGVIVNDSFGRAWRNGVTGTALGVAGLPGVVDLRGRRDRFGRELRTTEVAVADELAAAASLLMGQADEGRPVIHARGVPYDRRDGNGRELLRPKSMDMFR is encoded by the coding sequence ATGCCGTCGCTGACCCTCACTGCGCTCGAAGGCATGCCGGAAGTCGCCGCGGGCGACGACCTTGCACGGCTGGTGCGGGACGCACTGGCACGCAGCGGCATCCGGCCGGCCGACGGCGATGTGCTGGTCGTCGCGCAGAAAGTGGTGTCGAAGAGCGAAGGCCGCCGGGTCGCCCTGTCCACGGTCGAGCCGTCAGCCCGCGCGCGGGAACTCGCGGCCGTCACGCGCAAGGATCCCCGGCTGATCGAGCTCGTGCTGCGCGAGTCGGTCGACGTGCTGCGCGCGAAGCGCGACGTGATCGTCGTCGAACACCGCCGTGGCTGGATCATGGCCAACGCCGGCATCGACATGTCGAACGTGGACACCGAGGGCGAACATGTACTGCTGCTGCCGGAAGACCCGGACGCGAGCTGCAGGGCGCTGCGCGCGGCGCTCGCCGATGTCGCCGACTTCGGCGTTATCGTCAACGACAGTTTCGGTCGCGCCTGGCGCAACGGCGTGACCGGCACGGCGCTCGGCGTCGCAGGGTTGCCCGGCGTGGTGGACCTGCGCGGCCGGCGCGACCGCTTCGGCCGTGAACTCCGGACCACCGAGGTCGCGGTTGCGGACGAACTCGCCGCGGCAGCCTCCCTGCTGATGGGCCAGGCCGACGAGGGCCGGCCGGTGATCCATGCGCGCGGCGTCCCCTACGACCGGCGCGACGGCAATGGGCGCGAGCTGCTGCGCCCGAAATCCATGGACATGTTCCGCTGA
- the npdG gene encoding NADPH-dependent F420 reductase, whose amino-acid sequence MNDTAPPSFSPLSIAVLGGSGKEGSGLAFRWAHAGHQVTIGSRDPAKAAAAAAELDALLAGRATVKGSDNLSAARAAQVVVLAVPYAAQRETAISVRDALEGKVLVDVTVPLAPPKVDRVQLPGAGSAVQQLQVDLGAGVKVVSAFQNVSAVHLKDPSHPIDCDVLVCGDDADARELVVGLARDAGIAAWHAGVLANSAASEALTSVLIAINKRYKIPGSGIRITGLPRP is encoded by the coding sequence ATGAACGATACCGCCCCCCCCTCCTTCTCACCCCTCTCGATCGCCGTGCTCGGCGGCTCCGGCAAGGAAGGCTCTGGCCTCGCGTTCCGATGGGCGCATGCCGGGCACCAGGTGACGATCGGCTCGCGCGACCCGGCGAAGGCAGCGGCGGCCGCCGCCGAACTCGACGCGCTGCTGGCTGGCCGGGCGACGGTGAAGGGTAGCGACAACCTGTCCGCCGCGCGGGCGGCGCAGGTGGTCGTGCTCGCCGTGCCTTATGCCGCGCAGCGCGAGACCGCGATATCTGTGCGCGATGCACTCGAAGGAAAGGTGCTGGTCGACGTGACGGTGCCGCTGGCGCCACCGAAGGTGGACCGCGTGCAGCTTCCAGGCGCCGGCTCGGCGGTGCAGCAGTTGCAGGTTGATCTGGGCGCGGGCGTGAAGGTCGTGTCGGCGTTCCAGAACGTATCGGCGGTGCACCTGAAGGACCCCTCGCACCCGATCGACTGCGACGTGCTGGTCTGCGGCGACGACGCGGATGCGCGCGAGCTGGTCGTCGGGCTCGCACGCGACGCCGGCATCGCCGCCTGGCATGCCGGCGTGCTCGCGAATTCCGCAGCCAGCGAGGCGCTGACCTCGGTGCTGATCGCGATCAACAAGCGCTACAAGATCCCCGGCTCGGGCATCCGCATCACTGGCCTGCCGCGGCCCTGA